Part of the Haloarchaeobius litoreus genome is shown below.
CGGCCAGCTGCTCTCGACCCGGCCCGACGTCCTCCCGAAGGCGTACATCGACGTGCTCTCGTCGCTGCAGGACGACGTGCCGCCGGCGGACTGGGCGGACGCACGGGTCGTCCTCGAGGAGGAGCTCGGCCCGGTCGCGGAGACGTTCGACGAGTTCGACACCGACCCCATCAGCGGCGCGAGCCTCGGGCAGGTGTACCGTGCGAAGGTCCGGGGTCAGGACGTCGCGGTGAAGGTACGCCGTCCCGGCGTCGAGTCGCTCGTCGAGGCCGACCTCCGGGTCATCAAGTGGTCGCTCCCCCTCCTGATGCGCTTCGTCGGCGAGGCGCGGGCGTTCTCGCTGGAGAACCTCGCCGACGAGTTCGCGAAGACCATCCGCGAGGAGATGGACTACAACCGCGAGGCGCGGATGCTCACCGAGATCCGCGCGAACTTCGCTGACTTCGACGGGGTCCGCATCCCGGCGGTCCTCGACGACTACTCCGACGCCCGGGTGCTCACGATGGAGTACGTCGCCGGGACGAAGATCAACGACGTCGAGCGCCTCGACGAGCTCGGTATCGACCGCAGCCACATCGCCGAGACGCTGCAGGAGACGTACCTCCAGATGATAATCGAGGACGGCGTCTTCCACGCCGACCCCCACCCGGGCAACCTCGCGGTGACCGACGACGGCACCATCGTCTTCTACGACTTCGGCATGTCCGGACGGGTCGACGAGTTCATCCAGGACCGCATCGTCGAGTTCTACATCGCCGTCGCGAACCAGGACATCGACGGCATCCTCGACTCGCTCATCGCCATCGGCACGCTCTCGCCGGAGGCCGACCGCGACGTGATGGGCGACGTGATGGAGCTGGCCATCGCCGACGCCCGCGGCGACGACATCGAGCAGTACCGCGTGAACCAGATCATCAGCCAGATCGAGGACTCCATCTACGAGTTCCCGTTCCGACTGCCCGCGAACCTCGCGCTCGTGCTCCGCGTCGCGACCGTCGTCGAGGGGGTCTGTGTCACGCTGGACGGGGACTTCGACTTCATCGAGACCGCGACCTCGTACCTCACCGAGCAGGGCTACCGCGAGGAGTCCGTCAAGCAGTACGTCGAGGAGACCGGCGAGCAGGCCTGGGAGTCGGCCCAGTCGATGCTCCGCGTGCCGCCGAAGCTGGAGCACACGCTCGACCGCGCCCAGCGGGGCAACCTCACCCTGCAGGTCGAGCTGAACGACCAGAAGGGCGTCATCGACCGGCTCGCCAAACGCATCGTCTACGGGCTGGTGTTCTCGTTCAGTCTGCTCTCGACGGCGTACCTCTACCAGGGTGCGTCGCTGTACGCCGCCGGGGTCTCTGCCGTCATCGGCATCATCGGCGGCATCCTGCTGTGGCTCTCCTTCCGCGACAGGAAGGGCATCCGCGCCCAGCCGCAGTTCACCAGACAGAACATGCGGAAACGGCGCGAGGACTGAGGACCGAACCGCCGGTGCCGGTACACGTTTCTCGTCGCCGGACACACGTCCTGTATGGACATCGCCGAGTTCGGACTGGAGCGGTGGTTCGGTGAGTACGAACACGGAGCGGACATCATGCTCGCGGAGTCGGGCATCCGGCCACTGGACTCCTCGCGATTCGACACCGACCCGGGCGAGCTGAACTACGTCATCCCGACCGACGGCGACCCCGAGTTCCGCGCCGCGGTCGGCGAGCGATACGACCGCGGGGCCGACGAGGTGTGTTTCACCTGCGGGACACAGGAGGCGAACCTGCTCGTGTTCCTCTCGCTGCTCGACGCCGAGGACCACGCGGTCGTCGTGACGCCCACGTACCAGGCGTTGCAGGCGGTTCCGGAGTCCATCTGCGACGTGACGACGGTCGACCTCCAGGAGCCGGCGTGGACGCTCGACGTGGACGCCGTCGCGGACGCGATGCGTCCGGAGACGAAGCTGGTCGTGCTGAACAACCCGAACAACCCGACCGGGCGCTACCACGACGAGGCCGTCGTCGGCGAGCTGTACGACGTGGCCGCCGCCCACGACGCCTACCTGCTCTGTGACGAGGTGTACCGCCTACTCGACGACGAGCCCATCCCACCGGTGGCGAGCATGGGCGACCACGGCATCTCGACGACGAGCCTGACGAAGGCGTACGGATTAGCGGGCCTGCGCTTCGGCTGGATCGCCGGTCCCGAGGACGTGGTACGGGACGCGGTGCGTTGGAAGGACTACACGACCATCTCGCCGCCGATATTCGGCCAGCACGTCGCCCGGCAGGCGCTCGGCGAGCAGGAGGACGCAATCCTGCAGGAGAACCGCGAGCTGGCTGCCACCAACCGGGCCATCGTCCGGGAGTTCGTCCACGAGCACGGGCTCGACTGGTACGACCCCGTCGGCGTCAACGGCTTCGTCACCGTCCCCGACGGGTTCGCGGACGGCCGGGAGTTCTGTGTCCGCGTCGTCGAAGCGGAGAGCGTCGTACTCGCGCCCGGCGACCTGTTCGGGTTCCCCGACTACTGGCGTCTCGGTTTCGGCCTCCCCACGGACGAGCTGGAGGAGGGACTCGAGCGCGTCTCGCGGGTCATCGAGTCGGCCTGACCGACGCATCGACGGGCGGGTGCCGCGGCTCGTGTCGCTACGCCCACAGACCACGTCGTTGGCGCCGTTCCAAACGGTTTATACACAAGCGGGCAGAACCCCGCCACATGGCTAAACAGCAGAAGGAAGTGCGTGACCTTCAGGAGGGTAGCTACGTGATGATCGACGACGTCGCCTGTAAGATCAACGGCTACTCCACAGCGAAGCCGGGCAAGCACGGCAGCGCGAAGGCTCGCGTCGAGGCCGTCGGCGTCTTCGACGGCAAGAAGCGCTCTATGTCCCAGCCCGTCGACGCGAAGTGCTGGGTCCCCATCATCGAGCGGAAGGGCGGGCAGGTCGTCTCCGTCGAGTCCGCCACCGTCGCACAGGTCATGGACCTCGACACCTACGAGACGTTCTCGATGTCCATCCCGGAGGATATGGACCTCGAGCCCGACGACGAGATCGAGTACCTCGAGCTCGACGAACAGCGCAAGATCGTCTGAGGCCGATGTTCCCCGGAGCCATCGCCGACCGCGACGACGCAGATTACGTGGTCGTCGGGGCTCCGCTCGACGTCTCGACGACCTTCCAGCCGGGCACGCGGTTCGGACCGGACCGCATCCGGCGCTTTTCCGAGACCTTCGACGACTACGACCACCACACCGAGAGCCACTTCTCCGACCTCGGCGTCGCGGACCACGGCGACGTGCGCGCCTGGGACGACGCCGCGGAGTACCTCGACTACCTGGAGGGCGTCTGTACCGACGTCGTCTGGGACGACGCCACGCCCCTCGTCCTCGGCGGCGAGCACACCGTCACGCTGGCGAACGTCCGCGCGACCGACCCCGACACCTTCGTCTGCCTCGACGCCCACCTCGACCTCCGGGCGGAGTACGACGGCAACGAGCTGAGCCACGCGACCGTCACCCGACACGTCCTCGACGTCGCCGACGAGGCGGTGATTCTCGGTGCCCGGACCGGCAGCGAGGCAGAGTGGAACCGCGCCAGCGAGGCCGACGTGACCGTCGTGCCGCCCGGGGATGTGGCCGACTGGGAGCCCGACTTCGGCGACCGCGACGTGTACTGCTCCGTGGACATCGACGGAGCCGACCCCGGGTTCGCACCCGGGACGGGAACGATGGAACCCTTCGGGCTCGCGCCCCGCGAGATGCGCGACGTGGTTCGGGCTGTCGGGGAGACGGGCGACGTCGTCGGCTTCGACGTCGTCGAGGTGAACGACCGCGACGACGGGCAGGCGGCGTCGCTGGGTGGGAAGCTACTGCGGGAGTTCGTGTTCGCGGATGCTGTCGGTTCGGTGTAGGTTCTGAATTCTGCGTCCTTGCAGGGTGTTTATCGGTCAGTCACCGGACTTGCTTGAACCACCAACAGCCAGAAACCCCCGACGTGCTCGACTCGGGGGACTGGCGAGACTCCTTCGTCGTCTCGCTGCCCTCCGCTCGCAGGCTCGCGGAGACCTCACTTCGTTCGGCACGCTCGTCAGCGTGAGAGCAAGCTCTCACTTGCAATCGGAATCGCGCCGCGATTCCGAGACAGCCGCGCGCCACGTGGAAAATCCGGGACTCGAATCGGTCTGAAAGACACCAGTCGCTACGCGAGTCAGGAGAGAGACGGAAAGAGAGAGCCGCTTATTCGTCGACGGCGACGGCGTTGACCTGTCCGGTCTGGCCGGGGCGGGAGGTGACGCGGGCGGTGCCGGCGTCGGTCTCGATGAGCGCGCCCTTCGTGATGATGTTCCGGCGCACGTAGTTCGGGTTGGCGTCGTTCTCGACGACGTCCTCGATGGTTGCCTCGACGGTCTCGCCGCCCTTGTTCACGTTGGCGATGTCGGTCGCGAGGGCGCGGGTCTTCTCGGTGTTCCCGCGCGTGTCGACGATGCGGAAGCGGGGCTCGCCGACCTGCGTCTCCGTGGGGAGGCGGCCGAGCTGGTGCTTCTTTCGGTTGCGGATCGGGCGCAGTCGCCCACCGGTGCGCTTGCGAGTGGAGCGTCCCTGGTCTTGCATACCCGGGAAGAGTCCCAGGAGCTACTTGAATCGCTCGACTTGGCACGGGCAGAATCGCAGGGTTTAGGCCGTCCTCGGCCGACCGGCGAGACATGAGTCTTCGCGTCGCCGTGGCCGCGCCGTTCCGACAGCGCGGCAAGGACGAACTCGCCGAGAACGAGTTCGTGGTCGCGCTCTCGCTCGACCGCGACTGGTTCTCGCCGGACCAGGCGAAGCGGCTGGTCGACGTGGCGACGGGCGAGGGGTTGCTCGAGCGCGACGACGGCGGGCTGCGCCCGACGTTCGACCCGGCGGAGGTGACGGTGCCGGAGGGGTTCGTCCCGGGCGAGGACATCCTGCGCTCGCGCTCGGCGTTCGAGCAGGTGCTCGACGACCTCGTCGCCGACGGGCACGAGAAGCACGAGGCGGTGGGCGAGATCAACCAGCTGCAGGGCGAACTCGACGTGACCATCGAGGCCGCCGCGGTCGTCTACGCCCGCCGGAACGGGCTGGACGTGAGCGGCGTGCGCGGGAAGGCCGTCGCCGAACTGGCGAGCGACGACGGGGAGGCGACGTAGGATGGTCGAGGACCGCGTCACCGACGGCGTCCGCATCGCGCAGCTGCTCTCCTCGGAGCTCGACGGGCGCGAGGACGGGACGTTCGACCGCTTCGACGTCGTCGACGCCGACCCGGATGTCGAGCCGACGGTCGACGGCGCGCTCGCGTACCGGGTGCGCTGTGACGGCGACCCGGTCGCCGAGGTGTTCGTCCAGCCCGACCGCGCCCGCGTCGAACTCCGGACGGGCCTCGACGCGGCGGTCGAGCGGGCCGGGGAGCTGGCGTCGGCCGCCGATGGAACCGTCGACCTGCGGGTCCGCCCGAAGGCGGTCGAGCCGCCCCGTGTCGTGCTGTTCGTCGAGTCCGGCGCGGCGGTCAAGCGGGCGGCCGACGTGCTCGCGGCGGCGGTCGAGTCCGCGTCCTGAGCACGCCGTCCTCGACTCAGGCGGTCTCCGTGGCCTCGGCTGACCGGTCCTCGAGGTACCCCTCCAGCCGTGGAACCGACTTCATCAGCACCGTGCCGAGGACGCTCATCGCGAGCACGTAGCCGACGGCGAAGGCGGGGATGACGTCGGCGAGCGCGCCGGTGCCGACCTCCAGCGCGAGCGCGGCGAGCACCAGCGAGAACTCCCCGCGGGCGACGAGCGCGATGCCGGCACGGCGGGCGCGGCGCTCGCTCAGACCATACCGGAGCCCGCTCCAGTAGCCGCTGACGAGCTTGCTCACGGTGGTCAGCACGACCGCGACGGCGAGCAGCGTCAGCGCGGTGCCCGAGAGCGCGCCGAGGTCGGTCTGGAAGCCGATGGCGAGGAAGAAGATGGCGGCGAACAGGTCGCGGGCGGGTGAGAGCAGCTTCTCGACGCGGTGGACGGCGTCGGTCGCGCTGACGGCCGTGCCGACGAAGAACGCCGCGACGGCCTCGCTGACGCCGAGCTGGAGCGCGAGCCCGCCGACGAGCGCGACCGCCCCCAACGTCGTGAGGACGAACAGCTCGTCGGAGTCGACCGAGAGGACGCGCTGGATGACGGGCGTGCCGAGGCGGGCGACGACGACGAGAACGGCGATGAACCCGAGCGCGACCGCCACGGCGGAGAGTGCCGCGTCACCCCCACCCCCCAGGACGAGCGCGGAGAGCACCGCGAGGTAGACCGCGATGACGAGGTCCTCGACGACGAGCGTGCCCAGCACCACCTCGGCCTCGGGGTCGGCCACCCAGCCGAGGTCGATGAGCGACTTGGTGACGATGGCGCTGGAGGAGATGTAGACGATGCCGGTGAGGAAGGCCACCTCGACCGGCGTGAAGCCGAACGCGAGCCCGATGGCGACACCGACGGCGGCGTTGACGACGAGGTCGATGCCGCCGACGACGGCCAGTCTGTCCCGGTTCGCGAGCAGCTGGTCGATGCTGAACTCGACACCGATGAAAAAGAGCAGGAGCACGACCCCGAGCTCGGCGAGCAGGTCCACGAACTCGTGGCGCTCCAGCACCGAGAACGAGATGCCGGCGACCTCCGGCGCGTTCGGCCCGACGACCAGCCCGATGACGATGTACGCCGGGATGACCGACTGGCCGAGCCGGAACGCGAGGGTTCCGGCGACGGCGAGCACGGTGATGGCGAGGCCGGCCTCCAGCAGCAGTCCCGAGGCCATCCTACTGGTCGACGAACTCCTGGAGCGCCTGCTGTTCCTCCCGGGTTCCCAGCACGACGAGGATGTCGTCCGCCGCGATGGTCTCGTCGGGGTCCGGGTTGGGGACCGTCTCGTCCCCGCGCTGGATGGCGATGACGGAGACGCCGGTCTGGTTTCGCACGTCGCATCCGGAGAGCGTCTGCCCGACGATCGAGGAGCCCTCGCCGATCTCGACCCACTCCAGGATGGCCTCGCCCAGTGGCACCTGCGTCCGGTCCAGCTCGATGGGCTGGAAGTACGCTCCGGTCAGGATGGCCCCGAGCTGGCGGGCCGTCTCGCCGTCCAGATCGACGATGCGCTGGCTGTCCGCGTCCGGGTTCGGCCGGTGGAACAGCTCGCGCCGCCCGTCGTGGTGCATCAGGACGACGAGTCGTGCACCCTCGCCGACCTCGAGTTCGAACTTCCGGCCGACGCCGGGCACGTCGGTCTCGTAGACGGTCATGTCCGACTCGATGGCCGCCTGCGACTTAAAGAGCGATGGCGACCGTGTGCGACGATTCGGACAGCCGCACCACGATTGCACGCAAGGCTTAATCGCCTCCCTCTACCACTGAGAACGATGGCACACGAGCGGGTCGAACTCGGCGTGGAGCTCCTCTCGAAGCTGGAGGACGACGAACTCGCGCTCGCCGAGGCGATGGACCGTATCGAGACGGTCACGCGGGACCCCGCC
Proteins encoded:
- a CDS encoding ABC1 kinase family protein; the protein is MVTLVNLRAYWRFFVVARQFLPLLLAYARDRRRYLLFGGRRQVDRETQVRRAEHLLSSLLTLGPTFIKLGQLLSTRPDVLPKAYIDVLSSLQDDVPPADWADARVVLEEELGPVAETFDEFDTDPISGASLGQVYRAKVRGQDVAVKVRRPGVESLVEADLRVIKWSLPLLMRFVGEARAFSLENLADEFAKTIREEMDYNREARMLTEIRANFADFDGVRIPAVLDDYSDARVLTMEYVAGTKINDVERLDELGIDRSHIAETLQETYLQMIIEDGVFHADPHPGNLAVTDDGTIVFYDFGMSGRVDEFIQDRIVEFYIAVANQDIDGILDSLIAIGTLSPEADRDVMGDVMELAIADARGDDIEQYRVNQIISQIEDSIYEFPFRLPANLALVLRVATVVEGVCVTLDGDFDFIETATSYLTEQGYREESVKQYVEETGEQAWESAQSMLRVPPKLEHTLDRAQRGNLTLQVELNDQKGVIDRLAKRIVYGLVFSFSLLSTAYLYQGASLYAAGVSAVIGIIGGILLWLSFRDRKGIRAQPQFTRQNMRKRRED
- a CDS encoding aminotransferase class I/II-fold pyridoxal phosphate-dependent enzyme, yielding MDIAEFGLERWFGEYEHGADIMLAESGIRPLDSSRFDTDPGELNYVIPTDGDPEFRAAVGERYDRGADEVCFTCGTQEANLLVFLSLLDAEDHAVVVTPTYQALQAVPESICDVTTVDLQEPAWTLDVDAVADAMRPETKLVVLNNPNNPTGRYHDEAVVGELYDVAAAHDAYLLCDEVYRLLDDEPIPPVASMGDHGISTTSLTKAYGLAGLRFGWIAGPEDVVRDAVRWKDYTTISPPIFGQHVARQALGEQEDAILQENRELAATNRAIVREFVHEHGLDWYDPVGVNGFVTVPDGFADGREFCVRVVEAESVVLAPGDLFGFPDYWRLGFGLPTDELEEGLERVSRVIESA
- a CDS encoding translation initiation factor IF-5A, translated to MAKQQKEVRDLQEGSYVMIDDVACKINGYSTAKPGKHGSAKARVEAVGVFDGKKRSMSQPVDAKCWVPIIERKGGQVVSVESATVAQVMDLDTYETFSMSIPEDMDLEPDDEIEYLELDEQRKIV
- the speB gene encoding agmatinase; its protein translation is MFPGAIADRDDADYVVVGAPLDVSTTFQPGTRFGPDRIRRFSETFDDYDHHTESHFSDLGVADHGDVRAWDDAAEYLDYLEGVCTDVVWDDATPLVLGGEHTVTLANVRATDPDTFVCLDAHLDLRAEYDGNELSHATVTRHVLDVADEAVILGARTGSEAEWNRASEADVTVVPPGDVADWEPDFGDRDVYCSVDIDGADPGFAPGTGTMEPFGLAPREMRDVVRAVGETGDVVGFDVVEVNDRDDGQAASLGGKLLREFVFADAVGSV
- a CDS encoding 30S ribosomal protein S8e; translated protein: MQDQGRSTRKRTGGRLRPIRNRKKHQLGRLPTETQVGEPRFRIVDTRGNTEKTRALATDIANVNKGGETVEATIEDVVENDANPNYVRRNIITKGALIETDAGTARVTSRPGQTGQVNAVAVDE
- a CDS encoding DUF2240 family protein, whose protein sequence is MSLRVAVAAPFRQRGKDELAENEFVVALSLDRDWFSPDQAKRLVDVATGEGLLERDDGGLRPTFDPAEVTVPEGFVPGEDILRSRSAFEQVLDDLVADGHEKHEAVGEINQLQGELDVTIEAAAVVYARRNGLDVSGVRGKAVAELASDDGEAT
- a CDS encoding cation:proton antiporter encodes the protein MASGLLLEAGLAITVLAVAGTLAFRLGQSVIPAYIVIGLVVGPNAPEVAGISFSVLERHEFVDLLAELGVVLLLFFIGVEFSIDQLLANRDRLAVVGGIDLVVNAAVGVAIGLAFGFTPVEVAFLTGIVYISSSAIVTKSLIDLGWVADPEAEVVLGTLVVEDLVIAVYLAVLSALVLGGGGDAALSAVAVALGFIAVLVVVARLGTPVIQRVLSVDSDELFVLTTLGAVALVGGLALQLGVSEAVAAFFVGTAVSATDAVHRVEKLLSPARDLFAAIFFLAIGFQTDLGALSGTALTLLAVAVVLTTVSKLVSGYWSGLRYGLSERRARRAGIALVARGEFSLVLAALALEVGTGALADVIPAFAVGYVLAMSVLGTVLMKSVPRLEGYLEDRSAEATETA
- a CDS encoding cation:proton antiporter regulatory subunit, which translates into the protein MTVYETDVPGVGRKFELEVGEGARLVVLMHHDGRRELFHRPNPDADSQRIVDLDGETARQLGAILTGAYFQPIELDRTQVPLGEAILEWVEIGEGSSIVGQTLSGCDVRNQTGVSVIAIQRGDETVPNPDPDETIAADDILVVLGTREEQQALQEFVDQ